DNA sequence from the Sardina pilchardus chromosome 23, fSarPil1.1, whole genome shotgun sequence genome:
TAGAGCACGTTAAACCTGCCACCTACCCAGGTAGAGCACGTTAAACCTGCCACCTACCCAGGTAAGGGATGTTAAACCTGCCACCTTCCCAGGCAGGACATGTTAAACCTGCCACCTACCCAGGTAGGGGACGTTAAACCTGCCACCTACCCAGGTAAGGGATGTAAAACCTGATGTTAAACCTGCTACCTACCCAGGCAGGACATGTTAAACCCGCCACCTACCTACCTTATTTGAATGGAACATTGACAGGACAGTGGAACTTGTTGACAACATGAGAGTGATGCTGTATTCAGATAATGGCATTTATCTCACAGCTCGTTATCATTTACTCTCAAGTCACGATCCTCAACCTGTCGGCCAGGTTAGACAGGTAGCTCAGGCCTGCAGGCTGCATCTACATGCTCCCATATGTAGAGCCATTGCCATATACCACACTCATGCACTAACACAACTAATGAATCTGAACATGGTCATACGGGAACACTTTATCAACGGTGACACTCATGTTTGCACTCtacacttttttttcaattgtcctagaattgttgtgagaattgagaattgctttaaaaagcttaaattgTTCACCATGTTGCGAGTCTctttggctaaaaagcatcagccagatgtaatgtaatgtaggaGGGCATGACTTGCAGTTTGATCAAAGAACAGTGGCCTTCACAAGCAACAGGAACACATCAAGCCCTTGTGAACAATGACAGGAGCCTTGAGATATTTTGATTACGATGGATTCATCTCAGGGGTTGTTTCACGTTAATCTGCAATCCAATGAACCTGCACTCGCAACTAAAAGCCTgtcccctgaacacacactcattcacaaacacacacagagtcccctGAACACActgttaaaaacaaaacacgagGTCTCTGTAGACAGCCCAGGCTCTAAAAATGGCAACTCAGACAGCCTGGTGCAGCCTAGACCTTGAAACTAACAAATCTTTTAGCCAATCACAGCCTGGTGCAGCCTAGACCTTGAAACTAACAAACCTTTTAGCCAATCACTGATGAGAGGCATACGGTGTTCCAATAGCAGGGGCGGGAGAGCCGAGCTAGcacctttatatatatatatatatatataaatatataaaataccTTATAACATATAGAAATATAAATATTAATATAGAATGCTGGCTGCAGATATGTAGTTATGACATGCTATAAATTATATggtataaaatataaatataaaatgcaGTTATGACATGTCTATGATGacatagaaatatatatatataatataaaatacaaaatataatataaaatacCATGTGATTTCTACCCTAAAAAGTGAAACAGAAGCGGGCGTTGGAAGAATGTGTGGAAGGCTCAGCGCAACACTGCGTGCCGATCTCTATCAGCAGCACAGACTGTAACACAGATCAGATCAGACAGCGCTCAGAGGATacgagcaggcacacacacacacacacacacacacacacacacacacacaagatgaggTGTCCTGGGACATCGCCACAGGTGTCCAGCGTGGACCATCAGTTCTTCATGGAGAGCCCCCACACAGGCCacatggaccacacacacacacacacacacacacacacacacacacacgattcacacacatgaacacagattACActcaccattcacacacacatttcagaccACAAGATACCAAACTGAAACTCAAAGCAGCATTGTGAAAATAAAAGGAATTTTCTTGGAATCTGAAATTAAAGTCACACAAAACGAATTTGGATACTTACAAAaaggaaatgtttattttcttgACCAGCATCTCAGTAGAAAAAAACATGGCATTTTAAATATTCACACATTGAAACAAAACTTTGGGGACTTTTTTTCTCTACAATCTCCTGGAATTAATCAATTTGCCATACATTTGCGGTATAGAAACATCATGGTATTCCATTTCATAGATTATTCAGAGCTGATTTGTCCCTATATAGCATTGGAGGTCATAtagcattatatatatatatatatatcataacTATACCCTATAGCATTGGAGGTCATAtagcattatatatatattttttaactaTACCCTATAGCATTGGAGGTCACTGCAACCTCAGGATTGGAAGTCTGGTGGTAAGTACTCTGCCAGTAGCTTGTGCAAATGGTCTAGTCCGGCAGGAGACTTAAGCCAAAGTCTGCGGCCCTTAGATCATCCCTACAGgcttacacacaaatacagtctCAATATATACATtgcatatattttaaataaactATCATTAATATTAAGTTCAACCTTATTAGACACGCATATCTCGGTTCAGTGTGCCAACAGCAAACATAGCATCGcgttgaaacaaaacaaaaacgccAAGGGGGGCACCAGTGCAGAGCTTTCATGTCAAGTACATTTTCTCTTCCCAATCCAAGGAATAAAAGATTCGTTAAGAACCACCAGGACAGGCCGCCCGCCACCTCACTTCCACAAAACTTCGCGATGTAATCTTTGGTATGATCACCGCGGAACCCTCGCTGGGGGGTGGCCGTCTAAAGCCCACAACCACCGATTCCGATTTCTTGTTTGTATCTGTTGGTGAGGGTGTTCGCTTTGCGGGTCAGTTTAGCCAGCACTGAGTGCAGCCCACTCAAGTGAAAGTGAAAAAGCTTCTCCAAGTCCTCGTCGTCTGGCTCGACACGAGTAATCTCCAAAGCGTTTACGCCAAGTTTTTCTTTTCGCCTTTCCTCAGCCTGGAGAACTCCCCATTCGATATCATTTCGAATAGACTTCAGCAGCACGTAGTCACCGTACATGTCTGGGAAGTAGGTAGCCGAGCCATTGGTGGCACTCGTCCGTACAGGGTTAACATCCTTTTCCTCCTCAAGCGGCACATCCCTGAGAAGACTGGGCACCATTACAGTTTGATCCATGTTGTTTACAGCGCCTATGAAGCGAGTCATGGAGTTGAACAAAGAGTTCTTTTGATTGTAGGAATCATATATTTGCATCATCTTGACAGCTTGTTTCGCTTCGGAAAATAAGACAATTGCGGCTTTCCAGTGACAGAGGACAGGCGTTGTTCAGGCAGACAGCAGCGGTAGATTTGCCTTGAGGGATAACGTTAGCTACAGTAGCTCACGTATCTCACTAGTTCCGTGTTTAATCGGCTCACCGAAGACGCTAACGTTATCTTGAAAGGAACCTCCCAGCTCCTACTAAAGGAAATTGGGTCCACGTCAGGTCAGTTGACGGAAAAAGTTACCAGTTCTGTTGTCTTCACGGACATGGACTGAATCGGTTTAAATCAGACGTCAGTACAATCCCAACTCAACCAGCAGGTTAGCCGATAATCTTTGATGGTTTACTGACTGAACTGTTGAGAGCAGGTGTCTTTATAAGGGTGTATCCACACACTGCCAATGAGCCGGTTAGTTAGCTATCTCCCATGCAGGTTGCAACCGGATCAGTGACCTGAAATGACAGCCGAAGGGAGGGCAAATACATCTGTTAGAAACATCGATACGTTGTTAACGTTACAGACAAAGAAAAATGACAACAGCGTTGACCAGGATATAAAACTACCGTAAGATTTAGGCAAGCTGATTTCTCCTTGCCTAACGTTGAGTGTtagcttgttagcgattgaatgAATACGTACAGTCAGCTAGCCAGCTATCAGGCGCTAACGTTAGCAGGCTGGATGAGACTAGCATCATCTTTTCAACCAGGAAAAGTCGGTTAACATTGCCGCTATTTTCTTTTATCACTAGCTGCTATACGATTCAACTATTCAAAGACTTATAGATAGGCTAATATGAAATATCATAAATTAAAGTTATTGTTGAATAATAGACAAACAGATAATATACGTCAACGTTAACATTAACTGATTCAAATTAGGGACAGGCTACCGTTAACAGTAGCCTAACTGACGTTACAGCaacccacaccccccaccatTAGCGTTAATCTAGTAGCAGAAATATGataacacacattcaaaacTCACCTGCAGAAAATGCCCTATGCATCGATGATGTTTATCAGTAGCGAGTCAACAATGTCTGCAACAAGATAACTCTTCCCGAGCGCCGCCGGTGGGTGAGGCCTCGTGGAGTGACTAGTGCTGCACGGGCGGCTGctgttgaatattcatgaagGGCATCAGCCCACAGCCGTACCTCtgctctcagccaatcagatcagcGCCGGCGGCTCCCAGGGCGAGGCTGGCTGCCCTCAGCCAATCGGTGTCACCAGCTGCACGATGAGTCTGCTGGCTCGCTGCCAAGCGCCGGGGCTGTTGCGAAGTTGCGCTCAGACGTTGTTGGCAGTGGCGTGTGAGCCGTGGTGGATTTAGGCAAGGTTCTGTGATCTGTGTGAATGCAATTCAGCGCAGATGCACTCGCATACGATCAGACTGTTTTTAGTCTCCGACGCTGATGATTATGGCCGTTAACTCTTGGGCCTACCCTTTTGGAAAACTCTGTAGGCTAAGGCTTATAAttaggctattttttttaaatcataatCAGCTGTTTCGTCACTTCCTAATGTCGAGACAAAGTTGTCTGATTTAGACATTTCTATATTCCTAGCTTCCTAAAGTTTTTGAAGAGTGTCAATTATTGCCAACAACGCCAAAGAAACTAAACTTGGGCCTTTGTGCCCGAAATGGATTACGCTTCCACTGCTGTTTATGTTACGGAGCAGCAAACCATGGCCGCAAGAACATGCGCTTATACACGCTGCCAATTACCAACCCCCGCATTCACAGAGATGTTATGGTGTGGCGAGATTCTCTCAAAAATGTACATCTACACGCGTCACTTGGTGCACTTAGAAGAAGAATAGGCCTGTATACTGTGAAAGACAAGGTCTATTAAAATTGCTAATATTTGCAAATAATATgatgggaggggtgtgtgtgctcaatgGAGAGAGCAGGCTATTCTCCCCCTCTCAGCGCGCCACTAAAAAGGTCGACGGTTTCATCGTCACGAATGATAGGAGATGTAATTTGCTCCCTCTATTTAACGGCATGAGCGTCGAAGGGACTCTGATCTGTCTTGCGCGAGTGATTCCTCGGGGAGTCTGCTGATCTGCGCTAATTTGCTTAACGAGATTAGTGTCCGTGAGAGCGGGCGCTGTCTTCTGCGGTTTACAAATTCCAGCCCGGTTCGACGCTCCCGTGGAGGCAGACGCACAACGCAGCGCGCGCAGCCGGGAAGGCTACATTCAGACAGCGTCTTGCCGTATGTCACATCCATAAGACGACAATCAACAAAAATATGTTGATATTGCCCTAGGCTACAAACTTCTCTGTTTAAGGCACCTTCTGCTATagaacatttttttattattattattctagaCAGACACTCCGCCGTGAAGTGGCCTAACCCTTGATTAGACTGCGCCCGTCATCAACTGCCTGAGCTAAAGTAATTACAGATAATTTTCCAGTGGGCGGTATTCCGGGCCTCATACATAATCGCCTCCGCGAGTCGGCTCGTGTCTGCGGAGGACTGTCTTGTTACGTTTTTCCACGAGGTCGCgttgccatctagtggccgGAAACTCAACCACGTTAAAGTTTCGTGCTCCTATCCCCGTGTCTGTCCTGCGCTGGTTGTTGACTATAGACCTCTCTGCTATCTATAGGCTTACTAACCTATATGCTATCTATAGGCTGCTGTTATGCTGGTTGTTGACTAGAGACCTATCTGCTATCTACTaggcctgtaggcctactgccgtTAGTCGGTGCTGGTTGATAATGCTGTAGTAGGCCTAATTCATGGGTTAGTAGGCTATTTGATACAGTATCAGTTCAAAAGACCACACATTCATATCAATGCTATATCAACGATATGATATGATACAATTAAACTTATAACAGGCAATGTGTGTGCAATTCTTTAGTGTTTTACCATAAAGGACATGCTTGGTCTATTTATTCACAAGGGACACAGGCTATTGATTGCATTATTTGAACTATCTCATTATGATGCTCAGAAGAACTAAAATCTGCtgcagcaaaacaaacaaacaaacaaaaaagacaagcaTACACCATGGCACCCATGAAATGACCATTTTATTAATAGAGATCACAGTTGTTTACAATATCAACGTACATTTGTTGGCATGCTAGCTGGTGATGCGTTTTAAAAAGTTTATTTTATACAAAGTCTTATTGTTATGCTCATCTAACTtttcagattgtgtgtgtgtgtgtgtgtgtgtgtgtgtgtgtgtgtgtgactaggaACCATGTACAACACGTTAGCGTCTCTACTTATGAGATGTATTCCACCAACACTAAGGGCAGCTGCAGTTCAAAACCGGCCAAAACAACAAAACCAAAGAAACCTGAGAAACGATCTAGAAGCAAACAGTCATAACAAAAGATGGAACCACCAGCCCTCTCCACCCACATCAGAGTCTCCTAAACACAAGACGGTGCCAGTGACCTCAGTTCTCTCCCCCATCCACCCACATCAGAGAACTACACCCCCCACCCAGCCACACCAGTGAACTACaccccccatccacccacaccaGAGAACTACaccccccatccacccacaccaGAGAactacaccccccaccacatcACACATGTGGCTCTCCAAGTCAGTGGGTCCTCCACACAGTAGCTTACACACCTGTTCCTGCTCGTTAGCTATTTGAATGTTCAGTTTCAGTTTCCCCACAGCCAGGGCAAGTGGCTTGTGAGACGTTTAAGGCTTTTAGTCCCATTCTTGAGTAACTCCGGCTGATTAGGGtactacacacccctgttcccccacccctcacacacccctgttcccccacccctcacacacccctgttcccccacccctcacacacccctGTTGCCCTTCCTGTCTGGCTCTGCAGTCACCAGCGccagcgctctgctctgctgtagcGTTGCTGTGGCATTGCTGTGGCTCTGCTCTCTGCGTAGACCGCAGTGgagggtgagtgggtgagtcaGGCcctggctggggggggggggggggggggttgagtcaGAGGATGGGGAGGGTACAGCTGGGACAGAGTGCCTACGGGGTGCGTCAGCAGAAGCTCGGCTGGGCTGGCAGTGCCACCGAGCGGCTAATATAGGCTACCAGACACTGACCGGCGACAGAGAGCAACAGAAATGTTTGGCACGGCTAGTTTAGTTAAGCTAGGGGTTGAGCCCGGCTAGTTTAGCATGGCTAGGGGTTTAGCACGGCTAGTTTAGCACAGCTAGGGGTTTAGCACGGCTTAGTACGGCTAGTATAGCTAGGCTAGGGGTTTAGATCGATGGAAATTACCTCTAGTcatggctgagagagagggagggagagagagacagagagggagagagctgttCTGAGGCAAGATGGAGACTACAGGCTTCATCACTATGGAGATTAAGTACACTGATTCTGTATATATTATAATTTAAATAAcaacttaaataaataaataacacaaaagACAATACAAATAGCAGAACGTAGGCCGAGGGGGCGGAGTCACTGGGGCAGAAGGGCGGGGTTATCAGATGGAGGGGCGGAGTCACTGGGGCAGAGGGGCGGGGTTATCAGATGGAGGGGCAGGGTCACTGGGGTCACTGGAGGTCACTGGGCACTGACCTGATGCGGACATTCACCTgatggctttttaaaaaactttatttactttaaaaaagaaagagagaaagcaacacaacacacacacacacgtccactagTACACGTTTCATTGGAGCTATAGGCCACGGCTCTCACACAGCTGGGGCAGATGGACTGGGTGGAGCAGCACAATGCAAACACCATGTGTGTCACTGGAGAGGAATCACCCTCCCAAAACTAATCCCAcacaagattaaaaaaaaaaaacttcatatttgattgttatgctatttgttttttgtttttttttatctttttgcgTCAAAAACATGTCTGACAAAAAGAACTATGATGCAATGTGTTAGTCACATTTTTGGTTATTTGTACAAATGTCaaagtgtttgatgtgtgtgtcgcTAGCGGAGGAGTGCTTCTGCATGCAGGGCTCTTGTTTGTACAGCAGACGACTGAAActaatgaggggggggggggaactaatgaggggggggggggggggggctgctccagctcctctgGCTGTGTTAAGGTcatgtgatggggggggggggctgtgttaAGGTCATGTGACAGGAAATCCATTTGATTTAAATCCCCATCATGCCACAACTGCACTGTAAGGAATGATGCactacacaaagagagagacagaggggaaaagaaaggaggagagaagaaaaggatgaaaacgagagagagagagagagagagagatggagtggtggagggcaggacacacaggagagaggccatgagaatggtgtgtgtgtgtgtgtgtgtgtgtgtgtgtgtgtgtgtgtgctagagtttcaggtgtgtgtcctgtcccaGAAGTCCAAGGTGACGTATGCCCTCTTGCCGTCATCctgcaacacacaacacattgttTCCCATTAGCCatactgcttgtgtgtgtgtgtatgtgtgtatgtgtgtttctgtttgagaATGCATGTGCAATCTGATGCTGGATTCTCCCTCAGTGTAACATGCGGGTCACAgtcgttgtgtgtgtatgtgagtgtgtgtgtgtgtgtgtttgggggggggggggggggggtgatggtgttgtatgtgtgtttgagggggtgatggtgtgtgtgtttgtgtgtttgtgtgtttggggggagggggggggggtgggatgggggggcttTCTAAACAGCTTTATTTATAATCCTTAGCTGCACTGTCAGGGCTCAGCAATTAGAGTGGCTGCCGGAAAGGTGTAAGCTTGtgataactctgtgtgtgtgtgtgtgtgtgtgtgtgtgtgtgtgtgtgtgttccgacGGGAGTTTCCGTTGTGGAGGTCTGCGATACGTACGCATGCCCATATAATGCTGTTGCCCGGGGCGATGCACTCGCAGACACGACACGGCTCGGGCAGCTCTGCTtgtacgtatacacacacgcacacgcacacgcacacgcacacacacacacacacacacacactcacactcacactcacacacacacacacacacacacacacacacacacacacacacacacacactcacactcacactcacactcacactcacactcacactcacactcacactctcacacacacacacacacacacacatcacactcacactcacactcacactcacactctcacacacacacacacacacacacacacacacaccacacacacacacacacacacacacacactcacactcacactcacactcacactcacacacacacactctcagacagcAGGCTGCTTCAATAATTAATCAGTGGTCCTCGGGTGTTTTGCTCTCACCTCATCACAGGCTCCATTTCCATatcagagcgtgtgtgtgtgtgtgtgtgtgtgtgtgtgtgtgtgtgtgtgtgtggcaggttcATTGTCCTTGCCTGcgctcctctcccttcctctctctctctctctctctcttcccttctctctctctctctctctctctctctctctctctctcttcccttctctctctctctctctctcctaatgcGTTCCACTTCAGCTTCTTCTCGCCTTGCTAAACCCGCACCTCACACCTCACCCTTCTTTtgaatctttctctctttccctctttctctctctctctccatctccctctttttctccctctctcccccctctctctctctctccccccctctctctctccccccctctctctctccctctctctctccccccctctctctctctccctccccccccctctctctgcaccagcactttttccctccctccctcttcaccCCCCGGTGTCTCTAAACCAACACAGCTTACTCATTTTcatgcccccctcctcccccctcctctcctctctctctctctctctctatccccctctcctctcctccatttcacaGGGTTGCAGCATCCCGTCTGACGTGAGGACCCAGAACAGACAGCAGAGAGCACAGAGTGCATTGTGCATTGCTgctccgcctgtgtgtgtgtgtgtgtgtgtgtgtgtgtgtgtgtgtgtgtgtgtgtgtgtgtgcaccgagTGCATTGTTCAtctccgtgagtgtgtgtgtgtgtgtgtgtgcacagagtgCATTGTTCTGCTGCTCCGTCTCagaaacaaaagtgtgtgtgtgtgtgtgtgtgtgtgtgtgtgtgtgtgtgtgtgtgtgtgtgagtgtgtgtgtgtgtgtgtgtgtgtgtgtgtgtgtgatttgtgcacAGAGCACATTGTTATGCTGCTCTGTCTGAGAAACACGCCCTTGGCATTACAAGGCTCCCAAAACATagcaacagaagagagagagagagagagactgtgtgtgtgtgtgtgtgtgtgtgtggtgtggtgtatgtgtgttgtaggagagagagaatgtgtgtgtgtgtggggtgtgctGTATAGTGACTATTACAGGCACTAGCGTATATAAGAGCATTTGTACATGCACATGGCTGTATTAATGctttgagtgtggtgtgtgtgtgtgtgtgtggtgtcgtgtatgtgtgttgtagggATATGGTTTGTTCAGGGCCGATATCAGTTATTACCAAAAAAAAGAGGCCACGATATTTCAGGtgtcaaaaaagagagggagagagtaaagaTAAAAGAAGAACAATAATTCAAAAGCATTTAATTATGCaaacttttctttcttcttttattatcgtgtgtgtgtgagctgtgtgctgAAGGGACCtgccatcgtgtgtgtgtgtgtgagctgtgttgcTGAAGGGACCtgccatcgtgtgtgtgtgagctgtgttgcTGAGATGGGCCTTACATTTACTACCAACAAGTGAGACTTTTTAAGTTGACGTTACGCTTTCCAAATGGCGggagtttggattatgtttgaGTAGTTAGACTGACACCTATCAAGGCTCTTGTTTGTAGGCTAAGAGACTAACGAGTAAACAGCATATCACTAACGTGCATCAATCCTGAAGGAGCTAAATGGGAgccttactgtgcgttcacaccaagaccgtcaaaagcggcaagagcgccggaaatcattcattttctatggagagtcggcgttaccggcgtcaaaagcgttctgggcgtgagcctggcttcatgagcttcacgagCGTCAAAAtgaagttgagcctcagttaactttatgctaattagctgtgacacggttcggcgtcaactaatcagaatatcaaactcgcaggattgctgcttgtggtttgttgccgaatgtttcacgtcatggctttgacgctttcggcgctgaactgggttgagcgtcgggctatgagcttcaccagcgactttgacgcttttgacggttttggtctgaacgcacagttacttCTGGATCAGAGACACAATAGCTTAGCAAGTGGTGTTTGA
Encoded proteins:
- the LOC134070892 gene encoding mid1-interacting protein 1-B-like — translated: MMQIYDSYNQKNSLFNSMTRFIGAVNNMDQTVMVPSLLRDVPLEEEKDVNPVRTSATNGSATYFPDMYGDYVLLKSIRNDIEWGVLQAEERRKEKLGVNALEITRVEPDDEDLEKLFHFHLSGLHSVLAKLTRKANTLTNRYKQEIGIGGCGL